The following proteins are encoded in a genomic region of Triticum dicoccoides isolate Atlit2015 ecotype Zavitan chromosome 1B, WEW_v2.0, whole genome shotgun sequence:
- the LOC119323802 gene encoding diacylglycerol O-acyltransferase 3-like, whose translation MELAATSAAALRRSLASGYPVVPRERRSGMPARVSCVGRGGRGVGGGFADEAHLRYYEAPRKAVEAAARDLTKLRAMGLVAGDPAKEKILSEATELLLQELNQMKDAEDELKKKQKEEKAAMKALKKQQKEAKKAAMNCGDGSSESSESECEEEQSMKMSCVATTSMPAIEQGMAMSMSVPQIAASNIATAPAMDCDMAAMKAMKKREKEQKKAAKKAMKMKKEEEKRMATLNSCKDEDSSCSSESSNSECEGEVVGMSRCATISAPRTPPASTVFPIIVPQIPDSVALDAQIFSGSANAMQCTATSLAVVEKPVLNRIDVCMGGKCKKAGSLAVLQEFETEVGMGGMVVGCKCLGKCGLGPNVRLRSEGSVQKNSPICIGVGLDDVGTIVAGFIGDGDVGMN comes from the exons ATGGAGCTCGCCGCAACCAGCGCTGCTGCCCTCCGGCGATCGTTGGCGTCGGGGTATCCGGTGGTCCCGAGGGAGAGGAGGAGTGGGATGCCGGCCAGGGTGTCCTGCGTCGGCCGCGGAGGCAGAGGCGTAGGCGGGGGATTCGCCGACGAGGCGCACCTCAGGTACTACGAGGCGCCGCGgaaggcggtggaggcggcggcgagggatCTTACCAAGCTCCGGGCTATGGGCCTTGTCGCCGGCGACCCAGCCAAGGAGAAGATCCTCTCG GAAGCCACTGAGCTGCTGCTACAAGAGTTGAATCAGATGAAGGATGCAGAGGACGAgctgaagaagaagcagaaagaggaGAAGGCTGCGATGAAAGCactgaagaagcagcagaaggaagcCAAGAAGGCCGCGATGAACTGTGGAGATGGCTCCTCTGAATCGAGCGAGAGTGAGTGTGAGGAAGAGCAATCCATGAAAATGAGCTGTGTTGCCACCACATCGATGCCTGCAATTGAGCAAGGAATGGCGATGTCAATGTCAGTGCCCCAAATTGCTGCATCCAACATTGCAACAGCTCCGGCAATGGATTGTGACATGGCTGCGATGAAGGCCATGAAGAAGAGAGAGAAGGAACAAAAGAAAGCTGCAAAGAAGGCCATGAAGATgaaaaaggaggaagagaagaggaTGGCCACACTGAATTCCTGCAAGGATGAAGACAGCTCATGCTCATCGGAGTCCAGCAACAGTGAGTGTGAAGGGGAAGTCGTCGGAATGAGCCGCTGTGCCACCATTTCTGCGCCTCGAACACCACCTGCAAGCACAGTTTTCCCCATCATAGTGCCTCAAATTCCAGACTCCGTTGCACTGGATGCTCAGATCTTTTCCGGGTCTGCAAATGCAATGCAGTGCACTGCCACCAGCCTTGCGGTTGTCGAAAAACCAGTGCTGAACAGAATCGATGTCTGCATgggcggcaagtgcaagaaggcgggCTCGCTCGCTGTCCTGCAGGAGTTTGAGACGGAGGTTGGCATGGGCGGCATGGTGGTCGGTTGCAAATGCTTGGGGAAATGCGGGCTAGGCCCAAATGTGCGGCTTCGGAGTGAGGGCTCTGTACAGAAGAACAGTCCCATCTGCATTGGTGTAGGCTTGGATGATGTTGGCACCATAGTGGCAGGCTTCATCGGAGATGGCGATGTGGGCATGAACTGA